The Pectinophora gossypiella chromosome 15, ilPecGoss1.1, whole genome shotgun sequence genome has a window encoding:
- the LOC126373451 gene encoding uncharacterized protein LOC126373451 has translation MPITRSKGKLEERGPEEARDILHASTSASASAIATEPKEPTEPVPTIAPTLDPRQELSTAAYVSPTTLRHITYHAPPRSPSRVRDASPALGSLSSSAAQTAQVRARARARVIDRSRMEPPLPAPPPSHRVPSVGGSMKSREKAILRAREEVLKIKLELAELNLRRAREESENEDDSEGSTIPEREEYVDTWLKETNRERSVPPPPSQLIEGAPLQTTDPVNDGRNLVSAPNEGQTAIEEEPPLINIEEEKEKKEIQRNERRSRRKLDISELASAIALAARAGQSTPAPRYISELPLFSGAHHEWLSYQAAYNESRNYYSEVENIARLRRSLRGRALEAVNSLLIANPKPDEVVNALKTRFGRPDAIAISEIEKLRSLPRCSEAPREICAFAGKIRNSVATLQALGKEQYMFNPELVRVITDKLPSILKFRWYEKSSRDKKEPDLVCFANFIDTEADYCSQFAPPEQVDMNDKFKQRAVQKIHTQVIQTDKPVLTCPVCDKSHLVQSCDVFKNSDINNRWELAKKYKLCFKCLRVRKWKHSCKIQQCGDQGRRGTHNKLLHNPRSGIIKTITVETNSECVTAARAETKACTYLKVLPVRVKGPAGEMSALALLDDGSTVTLIESQMAERIGAEGVEEPLIIEAIGDTRISTPRSKRVKIEITGMNNYSITLSARTVNSLNISPQAVSPIDIVDCDHLREFRNEIIYEGAKPTILIGQDNWNLLIADQIRIGKKGQPIASRTPLGWVLHGTRTRSLGQLVDYVNRITEVNYCNNDNENDCANQLLKQYFSLESLLVNPKRPLSDPEMRAEKLLHENTKRRDDGHIETSLLWRRDDIVMPNNYENAYRRLLSVEKKLDREPDLKVRYHEEMNALIEKGYAEPAPENSTPGRTWYLPHFEVRTPAKPGKVRIVHDAAAKYRNVCLNDHLLTGPDLLQSLPGVLMRFRRHPIAVTADIAEMFMQVKIREEDRDALRYLWRGNDRDGPPHEYRMSSLIFGASSSPCTAIFAKNWNAKRHADTHPEAVAAIENHHYMDDYLDSFPTEEIGIETALLVRNIHRESHFELRKWNSNSKRILQAVKGEQHTETVDIGPSLSMEKVLGLVWRPENDNLEFNPHLARVSPVLLENKSPTKREALKIVMSLFDPLGLASPVTVRAKLVLQEAWRRGTGWDEVLDDDLSERWSRWLNDLRDVLRLTIPRCYKGYSTAARIEMHTFVDASEVAYAAAVYWRITTPDGEVHLSLVLAKARVAPVKIMSIPRLELQAAVLGSRLAASVLEEHHIEIESKTYWTDSKTVLTWITSGSKSYKPFVAHRVAAIEEHTAVNEWRWVPSRLNVADIATRETTPSFTQASPWFTGPDFLREGEATWPHDKPPQLEITGEERTMILTEVRERARASQAIPDPSRFSRWERLQRATARVLQFLALCRVERTHYKRTMKKGDQDPDWKKTSARQVSKQRPVHVNDNNDKNFLPLDALFIQQAETLLVRASQEEAFPEEVRDVEDDKAVSSHSRLRLLPIEMRGKLLCIRSRIAAAEDIPEPTRSPPVLDGNHRVTRLYIDWTHRSLHHGGVEMTINEIRQHYWVIKLRTTTRSIVKSCLMCRIRRATPPVPATGNHPRTRLAHHQRPFTFTGLDYFGPLSVTVGRQHQKRYVALFTCLTTRAVHLEVAASLSADSAILALRRMIARRGCPSEIHSDNGTNMHGADRELRRALQDEASQRSITWRFITPSAPFMGGAWERLVRTVKTALLSVLHERHPREEVLATLLCEVEYSVNSRPLTHVSVEATDDEAITPNHFLLGGSARVPLPGTFTEKDIDHQLQWRRAQYLADLFWKRWLKEYLPELQYRREPHGRGPSIQLGDPVLIVDGQLPRNTWPRGLVVAVYPGADNVVRTVEVRTAGGLLKSPVKKLVLLPK, from the coding sequence ATGCCTATTACAAGGAGTAAAGGAAAATTGGAGGAGCGCGGCCCGGAAGAAGCTCGAGACATATTACACGCATCGACATCCGCGTCCGCGTCCGCGATCGCAACTGAACCGAAGGAGCCAACTGAACCAGTACCTACAATCGCGCCCACGTTAGACCCGAGGCAAGAGCTTTCGACCGCGGCATACGTTTCACCGACTACGCTCCGCCACATAACGTACCACGCCCCCCCGCGTTCGCCGTCGCGTGTCCGGGATGCGTCGCCTGCGCTCGGCAGTCTCTCGTCGTCCGCCGCGCAGACTGCACAGGTGCGCGCTCGTGCGCGCGCTCGCGTCATCGACCGGTCGCGTATGGAACCGCCTCTCCCCGCGCCCCCGCCCTCGCATAGGGTCCCGTCGGTAGGCGGATCGATGAAGTCACGTGAGAAAGCGATACTACGAGCTCGTGAAGAAGTATTGAAGATTAAATTGGAACTTGCGGAACTCAATTTAAGAAGAGCTCGTGAAGAATCGGAAAATGAAGACGATTCAGAAGGATCGACAATTCCCGAACGGGAAGAATATGTTGATACGTGGCTGAAAGAAACCAATCGAGAACGGTCGGTCCCACCACCGCCGTCGCAGTTGATAGAAGGAGCCCCTCTTCAGACGACTGATCCCGTGAATGACGGGCGAAATCTTGTATCGGCGCCGAATGAGGGACAAACTGCAATTGAAGAAGAGCCACCACTAATCAAcattgaagaagaaaaagagaaaaaagaaatacaacgAAACGAAAGAAGATCAAGAAGAAAGCTAGATATATCAGAGCTAGCATCGGCGATAGCCCTCGCTGCCCGCGCCGGTCAATCAACACCCGCGCCGCGGTATATATCCGAATTACCGTTATTTTCGGGGGCTCACCACGAATGGCTGTCATATCAAGCTGCTTACAACGAATCAAGAAATTACTACAGTGAAGTTGAAAATATCGCAAGGCTTAGAAGAAGTCTAAGAGGGAGAGCACTCGAAGCAGTGAATTCGTTATTAATTGCGAATCCCAAGCCAGATGAAGTGGTGAACGCATTGAAGACAAGATTTGGCCGGCCCGACGCAATCGCAATTTCAGAGATAGAAAAGTTGAGAAGTTTACCGCGCTGTAGTGAAGCCCCAAGAGAAATATGTGCCTTCGCGGGAAAGATAAGAAACAGTGTGGCAACACTACAGGCATTAGGAAAAGAACAATATATGTTCAACCCGGAGTTAGTACGTGTTATCACCGACAAGTTACCATCGATTCTGAAGTTTAGATGGTATGAGAAATCGAGTCGGGACAAGAAAGAACCGGATTTAGTTTGCTTCGCGAACTTCATTGATACAGAAGCGGATTATTGTAGTCAGTTTGCGCCGCCGGAACAAGTGGACATGAACGATAAATTCAAACAACGTGCAGTTCAGAAAATTCATACTCAAGTGATACAAACGGACAAACCAGTGTTAACGTGCCCGGTATGTGACAAATCTCATTTAGTTCAAAGTTGTGACGTTTTTAAAAATTCCGATATAAACAATAGATGGGAACtcgctaaaaaatataaactgtgTTTCAAATGTTTACGTGTTCGAAAGTGGAAACATTCGTGCAAAATACAACAGTGCGGAGATCAGGGACGCCGTGGCACACATAACAAACTATTGCATAACCCGCGATCAGgaattattaaaacaataacagTGGAGACAAATTCGGAATGTGTAACTGCGGCTCGTGCGGAAACAAAGGCATGTACATACCTGAAGGTGTTACCAGTGCGTGTCAAAGGACCGGCGGGAGAGATGTCCGCCCTCGCCCTCCTCGACGACGGGTCAACGGTGACTTTAATCGAAAGTCAAATGGCTGAGAGGATTGGAGCTGAAGGCGTCGAGGAGCCTCTCATCATCGAGGCGATTGGTGACACCAGGATAAGTACACCGAGATCAAAACGAGTAAAGATCGAAATAACAGGTATGAATAATTACTCTATCACTTTAAGTGCTCGAACAGTGAATAGCCTGAATATTTCTCCACAAGCCGTTAGTCCCATTGATATTGTCGATTGTGATCACTTGAGAGAATTCAGAAATGAAATTATATATGAGGGCGCCAAGCCGACCATTTTAATCGGGCAAGATAACTGGAATCTGCTTATAGCTGATCAGATTCGAATTGGCAAAAAGGGACAACCAATTGCGTCACGAACACCACTCGGATGGGTGCTTCATGGGACCAGGACACGCTCATTAGGTCAGTTAGTTGATTATGTAAATAGAATTACTGAGgttaattattgcaataatgataatgaaaacGATTGTGCTAATCAACTATTAAAACAATACTTCTCATTGGAATCCCTGTTGGTCAACCCGAAACGACCGCTTTCTGACCCCGAGATGAGGGCAGAAAAGCTACTCCATGAAAATACTAAGCGGAGGGATGACGGCCACATTGAAACGTCGCTGTTATGGCGCCGTGATGATATTGTTATGCCAAATAATTATGAGAATGCTTACCGTCGTCTTCTCTCAGTGGAGAAGAAATTAGACAGGGAACCAGACTTGAAGGTAAGATACCACGAGGAGATGAATGCACTGATCGAGAAAGGATATGCTGAGCCTGCCCCGGAAAACTCGACACCTGGACGTACTTGGTATTTGCCCCATTTCGAAGTTCGTACCCCTGCCAAGCCCGGTAAGGTGAGAATAGTACACGACGCAGCCGCTAAATATCGTAATGTGTGCCTTAATGATCATTTGCTTACTGGTCCAGACTTACTGCAGTCGCTGCCCGGTGTCCTGATGAGGTTCCGACGCCACCCGATAGCCGTGACAGCTGATATAGCCGAGATGTTTATGCAGGTGAAAATAAGGGAGGAGGATCGTGACGCCCTGAGATATTTGTGGCGCGGTAACGACCGCGACGGGCCGCCACATGAGTATAGAATGTCATCATTAATTTTTGGTGCATCCAGCTCCCCCTGCACAGCTATATTCGCGAAAAATTGGAACGCGAAAAGGCACGCGGACACACACCCTGAAGCGGTAGCAGCGATTGAAAATCATCATTATATGGATGACTATTTGGATAGTTTTCCCACTGAAGAAATTGGAATTGAAACTGCTTTATTGGTACGTAATATACATAGAGAAAGCCACTTTGAattaagaaaatggaattccaattcGAAGAGGATTTTGCAAGCTGTCAAAGGAGAACAGCATACGGAGACTGTCGATATAGGACCAAGCTTGAGCATGGAGAAGGTGCTCGGCTTAGTATGGAGACCGGAGAATGACAACCTAGAGTTTAATCCACATCTAGCTAGAGTTTCACCAGTCCTATTGGAAAATAAATCCCCTACGAAGCGAGAGGCTTTGAAAATTGTTATGTCTCTTTTTGATCCATTGGGCTTAGCCTCACCTGTAACAGTGAGAGCTAAGCTAGTTTTACAGGAGGCATGGAGACGAGGAACTGGCTGGGATGAAGTTCTTGACGACGACCTGTCAGAGAGATGGAGCAGATGGCTGAATGATCTCCGAGACGTTTTGCGCCTCACTATACCACGGTGCTACAAGGGATACAGCACCGCCGCGAGGATCGAGATGCACACGTTCGTCGATGCAAGTGAGGTTGCCTACGCTGCCGCAGTTTATTGGAGGATAACGACCCCAGATGGTGAGGTACATTTATCATTAGTATTAGCGAAGGCACGCGTAGCACCTGTGAAGATAATGTCCATCCCACGTCTCGAGTTACAAGCTGCTGTACTGGGAAGCCGTCTTGCCGCCTCAGTTTTAGAAGAACATCACATAGAGATAGAATCGAAAACTTATTGGACTGATAGTAAGACTGTGTTGACTTGGATAACATCAGGATCGAAATCTTATAAGCCTTTTGTAGCTCACAGAGTCGCTGCCATCGAGGAGCATACAGCAGTGAACGAGTGGCGTTGGGTACCGAGTCGCCTCAACGTGGCAGACATCGCCACACGAGAGACAACCCCCTCCTTCACGCAAGCCAGTCCCTGGTTCACCGGTCCTGACTTTCTACGAGAGGGTGAGGCTACCTGGCCTCACGATAAGCCACCACAACTCGAGATCACCGGTGAGGAGAGGACCATGATACTTACCGAGGTAAGAGAGAGGGCGAGAGCCAGCCAGGCGATTCCTGACCCATCACGTTTTTCGCGGTGGGAGAGGCTACAGCGCGCCACTGCTCGAGTATTACAATTCTTAGCGCTCTGTCGAGTTGAGAGAACACACTACAAAAGGACTATGAAAAAAGGCGATCAAGACCCTGATTGGAAGAAAACAAGCGCACGTCAAGTTTCGAAACAGAGACCTGTACATGTTAATgataacaatgataaaaatttTCTGCCCTTAGATGCTTTGTTTATTCAACAAGCGGAGACTTTGTTGGTACGGGCCAGCCAGGAGGAAGCGTTCCCTGAGGAAGTGCGGGACGTAGAGGACGACAAGGCGGTATCTTCACATAGCCGACTACGTTTGTTACCCATAGAGATGAGAGGTAAACTTTTATGTATACGTAGTAGAATAGCAGCGGCTGAAGATATACCGGAACCGACCCGCAGCCCTCCTGTGTTAGACGGGAATCATAGAGTGACTCGTTTGTATATAGATTGGACACATCGCTCTCTGCATCACGGGGGAGTAGAGATGACCATAAACGAGATACGTCAGCATTATTGGGTCATCAAGCTACGCACGACAACAAGGTCTATTGTGAAGAGCTGTTTAATGTGTCGTATTAGGAGAGCGACACCTCCAGTGCCTGCGACTGGAAATCATCCGAGAACGAGACTTGCTCATCATCAACGTCCGTTTACTTTTACGGGCCTCGATTACTTTGGACCGTTATCTGTTACAGTGGGCCGCCAACACCAAAAGCGCTATGTAGCGCTTTTCACCTGCCTGACCACTCGGGCAGTCCACCTCGAGGTCGCCGCCAGCCTGAGCGCCGACTCCGCGATCCTCGCTTTGCGGAGGATGATAGCGAGGCGAGGCTGTCCGTCTGAGATTCACTCGGACAATGGGACCAACATGCACGGAGCCGACCGAGAGTTGCGACGCGCGCTACAAGATGAAGCGTCGCAGCGCTCCATCACGTGGCGATTCATCACGCCCTCTGCGCCCTTTATGGGGGGTGCATGGGAGCGCCTAGTAAGAACCGTGAAGACTGCCCTGCTGAGCGTCCTACATGAGAGACATCCGAGAGAAGAGGTCCTCGCTACTCTGCTCTGTGAGGTAGAGTACTCCGTGAATAGCCGACCTCTCACGCATGTGTCGGTAGAAGCCACAGATGACGAAGCCATCACACCTAACCACTTCCTGTTGGGTGGTTCTGCTCGTGTCCCACTGCCCGGGACTTTCACCGAAAAGGATATAGACCATCAACTACAATGGAGGAGAGCTCAATACTTAGCCGATCTATTTTGGAAGAGGTGGCTAAAAGAATATTTGCCAGAGCTACAATACCGGCGGGAGCCACATGGCCGGGGTCCTTCCATACAACTCGGGGACCCAGTCCTGATAGTAGATGGACAGCTTCCGCGCAACACGTGGCCGCGAGGCCTCGTGGTTGCAGTCTACCCGGGCGCTGACAACGTCGTACGCACAGTAGAGGTCCGCACAGCCGGTGGACTTCTAAAAAGTCCGGTTAAGAAGTTGGTATTGCTACCAAAATGA